One genomic segment of Penaeus chinensis breed Huanghai No. 1 chromosome 13, ASM1920278v2, whole genome shotgun sequence includes these proteins:
- the LOC125031371 gene encoding polyamine-transporting ATPase 13A3-like isoform X2, protein MAYAEKSPGDGDGGRPALQHGVDYINPGQEDQAEVYGYERSKLKTAVTWIFIIATAGLLRLLFHWIPELMLKCTHSRCSLTAATKVLIVEYFKKYKRNFVKNIHEIDASKVSYEREYHVIQTGTSNEETEETAGDQPMSDLNVPTTLAVPTQSGSIRDVPSVRMFTCKKIMYIWDAETESFYRLPGLDSGQTTEDLHNCKGFLWGEQTRRRFIYGDNVIKVPIEPIHRLLFLEALNPFYIFQLFSVCLWYSDDYVWYATVIVVTSVVSLISEVYQMHQNQIALSSTIQSSDIVQVVRDSERIETIPSEHLVPGDLMVIPPQGCMMQCDAVLLKGNCIVNESMLTGESVPVTKTSIVDRPDVMYSAKEHSRHTLFCGTQVIQTRFYGGERVVAVVVRTGFLTSKGSLVRSIMYPPPVDFKFQQDSYKFVGVLAGIASIGFIQTVITKAQRGLSASTIALDALDLITIVIPPALPMAMTVGILYALQRLKHHKIFCISPRSINISGVLNCICFDKTGTLTEDGLDMKGVVPVSRSSGTEAKLCQMTTPDVLPHDHLLYAMAACHSITIINLQMVGDPLDLKMFESTKWVLDEPGLDDTNKYDMMMPSVVRPSAPDVVISNENVETEPPLEVGILRQFPFSSSLQRMSVITRRLGGQNFDLYCKGSPEMIASLSLPETVPSNFQEELLQYTYQGYRVLALAWRPLKLTYLKAQRISRDEVECDLVFLGLLVMENRLKIETKPVINQLHQANIRTIMVTGDNMLTALSVGRECGLVDPKQQVISIKAYPPHQGIPASLTFHTTTANTPASPVVTTQMNAGVHINFDEEVTDKYCFAIEGKSWAVVHAHFPDILQKLVVRGAVFARMNPDQKQQLIQELQALGYYVGMCGDGANDCGALKAAHAGISLSEAEASVASPFTSQDPNISCIPILIREGRCALVTSFGIFKYMAAYSLTQFVSIMILYSIDSNLTDLQFLWIDLFLITIFAIFFGRTDSYKGPLAPYSPPSALLSVAPILSILIHLLTVIGFQTFCFFYVQEQPWFVPFNATTSDEIYAGHENYAVFSVSQFQYIVLALVFSRGPPFRQHFYNNFLLTGSIIIMTACSIILTVKPPQFIIDSFELVLPPPGDPQAEFFRWQMILLSVLYSALAIFIEYFIIDYLCYRKCKSKLHNVDKSKKKYLAIERDLQQDKTWPPLSPEVDQSGGNTELTLDASRLIKGSKAIKKIEANGHANGPVTTVTQFQSSL, encoded by the exons TTATGAACGTGAGTATCATGTGATACAAACTGGGACCAGTAATGAGGAAACAGAGGAGACTGCAGGTGATCAACCTATGAGTGATCTTAATGTTCCCACAACTCTGGCAGTACCAACCCAGTCAGGGAGCATTAGAG ATGTTCCCAGTGTGCGGATGTTCACCTGCAAGAAAATAATGTATATCTGGGATGCTGAGACTGAGTCCTTTTATCGACTTCCAGGCTTAGACTCAGGG CAGACAACAGAAGACCTACACAACTGCAAAGGTTTCTTGTGGGGAGAACAAACAAGACGACGATTTATATATGGAGACAATGTGATCAAAGTTCCCATTGAACCAATTCATCGTCTCCTCTTCTTAGAAGCACTGAACCCTTTCTATATCTTTCag cTGTTCTCTGTCTGCTTATGGTATTCAGATGATTATGTTTGGTATGCAACGGTGATTGTGGTAACATCAGTAGTATCCCTCATCTCGGAAGTATACCAAATGCATCAGAATCAAATTGCCCTCAGCTCTACAATACAGTCTTCAGACATTGTACAG GTGGTCCGTGATAGTGAGCGTATAGAAACCATCCCCTCAGAGCACCTTGTTCCTGGTGACCTGATGGTAATACCACCACAAGGGTGTATGATGCAGTGTGATGCTGTACTTCTGAAGGGGAACTGCATTGTGAATGAATCTATGCTTACTGGAGAATCAGTCCCTGTAACTAAAACGTCAATTGTTGATCGGCCTGATGTTATGTACAGTGCAAAA GAACACAGTCGACACACCCTTTTCTGTGGAACACAAGTGATCCAGACACGGTTTTATGGTGGTGAAcgtgttgttgctgtagttgtacGAACAGGCTTCCTTACCAGCAAAGGCTCTTTGGTTCGATCCATCATGTATCCTCCTCCAGTTGATTTCAAATTCCAGCAGGACTCTTACAAATTTGTGGGAGTTCTTGCTGGAATTGCATCAATTGGTTTCATTCAGACAGTGATCACAAAG GCTCAGAGAGGCTTGTCTGCCAGTACAATAGCACTTGATGCTCTTGATCTGATCACCATTGTCATTCCACCTGCTTTGCCAATGGCTATGACA gtTGGGATTTTATATGCCCTCCAAAGACTCAAGCATCACAAGATATTCTGCATATCACCAAGATCCATCAACATTTCTGGAGTTCTGAACTGCATCTGCTTTGATAAG ACTGGAACACTGACAGAAGATGGTTTAGACATGAAAGGCGTGGTCCCTGTGTCACGCTCTTCAGGCACAGAGGCAAAGCTTTGTCAGATGACAACTCCTGATGTGCTTCCTCATGATCATCTTCTGTATGCAATGGCTGCTTGTCATTCAATCACTATTATAAATTTACAAATG gtTGGTGACCCGTTAGATCTGAAAATGTTTGAGAGTACGAAATGGGTTCTTGATGAACCAGGTCTAGATGATACAAACAAGTATGACATGATGATGCCATCAGTGGTCCGCCCAAGTGCCCCAGATGTTGTGATTAGTAACGAAAATGTTGAAACAGAG CCACCGTTAGAAGTAGGTATACTGCGTCAGTTCCCATTTTCATCAAGCCTTCAGCGTATGTCTGTCATCACTCGAAGACTTGGGGGTCAAAACTTTGACCTGTACTGCAAGGGGTCTCCAGAG ATGATAGCTAGCTTATCACTGCCAGAGACAGTGCCCAGCAATTTCCAAGAGGAACTTCTCCAGTACACCTACCAAGGATATCGTGTCCTGGCCCTAGCATGGAGACCCCTCAAACTTACTTATCTCAAAGCTCAGAGGATCAGCCGAGATGAGGTGGAATGTGACCTGGTATTTCTAGGTTTGTTGGTAATGGAAAACAGGCTGAAGATAGAAACAAAACCTGTTATTAATCAACTGCATCAGGCAAACATCAGGACTATAATGGTAACAG gtGATAACATGTTGACAGCTCTGAGTGTGGGTCGTGAATGTGGTTTGGTTGATCCTAAACAACAAGTTATCAGTATCAAAGCCTATCCACCACATCAAGGTATTCCAGCTAGCCTTACCTTTCACACTACCACCGCAAATACCCCAGCATCCCCAGTG GTAACTACTCAGATGAATGCAGGAGTCCACATTAACTTTGATGAAGAGGTCACAGATAAGTACTGCTTTGCAATTGAGGGCAAGTCATGGGCTGTTGTCCATGCACACTTCCCTGATATACTGCAGAAACTAGTTGTCCGTGGTGCTGTGTTTGCCAGGATGAATCCAGACCAGAAACAGCAACTTATTCAGGAACTTCAGGCACTTGGATATTATGTCG GCATGTGTGGTGATGGAGCCAATGACTGTGGTGCCCTCAAGGCAGCCCAtgctggaatctctctctctgaagctGAAGCCTCTGTAGCTTCACCCTTCACTTCACAGGATCCAAATATATCATGCATACCCATTCTCATTAGAGAAGGTCGTTGTGCTCTCGTGACTAGCTTTGGAATATTCAAATACATGGCAGCATATTCACTCACCCAGTTTGTGTCCATTATGATTCTTTACTCCATTGATAGTAACCTCACAGATCTACAGTTTCTTTGGATTGACCTCTTCCTTATCACAATTTTTGCCATATTCTTTGGACGCACTGATTCATACAAGGGACCTTTAGCACCATACTCACCTCCGTCTGCTCTTTTGTCTGTGGCACCTATTCTATCTATCCTTATACACTTATTAACTGTAATTGGTTTTCAGACCTTCTGCTTTTTTTATGTACAAGAACAGCCTTGGTTTGTACCATTTAATGCAACAACATCAGATGAAATTTATGCAGGCCATGAAAACTATGCTGTATTTTCTGTGTCACAGTTCCAGTACATTGTCTTGGCACTGGTTTTTTCCAGGGGTCCTCCTTTCCGGCAACATTTCTATAATAATTTCCTTTTGACTggatctatcattatcatgacagcTTGCAGCATTATTTTGACAGTTAAACCACCTCAGTTCATCATTGACAGTTTTGAATTGGTGCTACCACCTCCTGGTGATCCACAGGCAGAATTCTTTAGATGGCAAATGATTCTTTTGTCTGTCTTATACTCTGCACtggccattttcattgaatactTTATAATTGACTATCTTTGCTACAGGAAATGTAAGAGTAAACTGCATAATGTAGACAAATCTAAAAAGAAATACCTTGCAATAGAGAGAGACCTACAACAAGACAAGACCTGGCCACCCTTATCTCCTGAAGTTGATCAGTCAGGGGGAAACACAGAACTGACATTAGATGCAAGCAGGCTTATCAAAGGAAGCAAGGCCATAAAAAAGATTGAAGCAAATGGACATGCAAATGGTCCTGTGACCACAGTTACTCAGTTCCAATCTTCTTTATAG
- the LOC125031464 gene encoding uncharacterized protein LOC125031464 isoform X2 encodes MFPVMKFYGLVAAIAIAITRVVLAGDSDKIQVHRPPAAAHDDFEADVVIVDVEEVLESTTTLTTTIDIAKLHETVVTKDVIEVNTVFHTASTSTLFTDIFTASTWDNCFSTTTHCYTIYQTITQSKTPIFITYPGHTRTVTQSHYYLATATTTMSKYCPMPMW; translated from the exons ATGTTTCCTGTCATGAA GTTCTACGGTCTAGTTGCTGCGATAGCTATCGCAATAACCCGCGTGGTTCTGGCAGGTGATTCAG ATAAAATCCAAGTGCATCGCCCTCCAGCCGCTGCACATGACGATTTTGAAGCAGACGTGGTTATCGTTGACGTTGAAGAAGTGTTAGAATCAACTACAACATTGACGACAACAATTGATATCGCGAAGCTACATGAAACTGTCGTAACAAAGGATGTTATCGAAGTGAATACCGTCTTCCATACCGCTTCTACTTCCACTCTctttacagatatatttacagCATCCACATGGGATAACTGCTTCTCCACCACAACCCATTGTTACACGATCTACCAGACCATTACTCAATCTAAAACGCCTATTTTCATCACATACCCTGGTCACACCAGGACAGTCACGCAGTCGCACTACTACCTTGCCACCGCAACAACCACTATGTCCAAATATTGCCCAATGCCGATGTGGTGA
- the LOC125031464 gene encoding uncharacterized protein LOC125031464 isoform X1 — protein sequence MAEMVALGFYGLVAAIAIAITRVVLAGDSDKIQVHRPPAAAHDDFEADVVIVDVEEVLESTTTLTTTIDIAKLHETVVTKDVIEVNTVFHTASTSTLFTDIFTASTWDNCFSTTTHCYTIYQTITQSKTPIFITYPGHTRTVTQSHYYLATATTTMSKYCPMPMW from the exons ATGGCCGAGATGGTAGCCCTTGG GTTCTACGGTCTAGTTGCTGCGATAGCTATCGCAATAACCCGCGTGGTTCTGGCAGGTGATTCAG ATAAAATCCAAGTGCATCGCCCTCCAGCCGCTGCACATGACGATTTTGAAGCAGACGTGGTTATCGTTGACGTTGAAGAAGTGTTAGAATCAACTACAACATTGACGACAACAATTGATATCGCGAAGCTACATGAAACTGTCGTAACAAAGGATGTTATCGAAGTGAATACCGTCTTCCATACCGCTTCTACTTCCACTCTctttacagatatatttacagCATCCACATGGGATAACTGCTTCTCCACCACAACCCATTGTTACACGATCTACCAGACCATTACTCAATCTAAAACGCCTATTTTCATCACATACCCTGGTCACACCAGGACAGTCACGCAGTCGCACTACTACCTTGCCACCGCAACAACCACTATGTCCAAATATTGCCCAATGCCGATGTGGTGA